Proteins encoded within one genomic window of Setaria italica strain Yugu1 chromosome IV, Setaria_italica_v2.0, whole genome shotgun sequence:
- the LOC101759596 gene encoding BURP domain-containing protein 10: MGVLLFFVPLLVAMVSAALAMGAEGMTVPYYASASELNAYWQSVFPNRTIPSAILDHISTPSGNERNVKEQEHYWSVQSDQLNKEDAKIFHNWAHLIASEKLLYPETTFTPGSKINLYIDRAAALHSAWLRPDSADSIPISRKNFNDIVTMSAPVSNSMAHGMWSTLSSCEHPREVAGEQKACVASVESMHGFAASALRTNDLRALSTSLDVPEEGISSPSHMYRVAAVRVVTAGGAKPAAVDTVTCHSMSFPFALFYCHAVNPTRIYEVTLQKEETAAVPAPRRPAVVRALAVCHVNTSGFDPTLKYWVKLGVKPGEAPVCHFLTRGDVLWAPASAA, from the exons ATGGGTGTTCTTCTGTTCTTCGTGCCACTTCTG GTCGCCATGGTCTCTGCAGCTCTGGCGATGGGAGCGGAGGGGATGACAGTGCCATACTATGCCTCTGCGTCAGAGCTCAACGCATACTGGCAGTCAGTGTTTCCCAACAGGACCATACCATCAGCCATACTGGACCACATCAGTACACCATCTG GAAATGAGAGGAACGTTAAGGAACAGGAGCACTATTGGTCTGTACAGTCAGACCAGCTTAACAAAGAAGATGCAAAGATATTCCATAACTGGGCACACTTGATAGCTTCAGAGAAGCTACTGTACCCAGAGACCACCTTCACCCCAGGGTCCAAGATCAACCTCTACATCGACCGGGCGGCCGCCTTGCACAGCGCTTGGCTTCGCCCCGACTCTGCCGATTCAATCCCGATATCCAGAAAGAACTTCAATGACATTGTCACCATGTCCGCGCCGGTATCCAACTCTATGGCCCACGGCATGTGGTCCACGCTGAGCTCGTGCGAGCACCCCCGCGAGGTGGCGGGCGAGCAGAAGGCCTGCGTCGCTTCCGTCGAGTCCATGCACGGTTTCGCGGCTTCAGCTCTGAGAACAAACGACCTCCGCGCCTTGTCCACATCCCTCGACGTGCCTGAGGAGGGCATCAGCTCGCCGTCGCACATGTacagggtggcggcggtgcgtgTAGTCACCGCCGGAGGAGCcaagccggcggcggtggacacCGTGACGTGCCACAGCATGAGCTTCCCGTTCGCGTTGTTCTACTGCCACGCCGTCAACCCAACAAGGATCTATGAGGTTACGTTGCAGAAGGAGGAGACTGCTGCCGTCCCTGCGCCGAGAAggccggcggtggtgcgggCACTTGCGGTGTGCCACGTGAACACCTCAGGGTTTGACCCCACACTGAAGTACTGGGTGAAGCTTGGTGTCAAGCCAGGGGAAGCCCCGGTGTGTCACTTCCTTACAAGGGGCGACGTCCTCTGGGCACCCGCCTCTGCTGCCTGA